A region from the Brachyspira hampsonii genome encodes:
- a CDS encoding class I SAM-dependent methyltransferase — protein MKETFIDKFLRKYRINMVKPTILKYNECKLLDIGCGWEARFLKSIENYISYGIGIDFKPPELKTDKLETIKVKLENKLPFEDASFDIVTMLAVLEHLTYADDILKEINRVLKPEGRLILTVPSKIAKPILEFMAYNLKIIDKLEIEDHKKYYNKKDILESAKLSNFIVEKHKYFQFGCNNFAILKKK, from the coding sequence ATGAAAGAAACTTTTATTGATAAATTTTTAAGAAAATATAGAATTAATATGGTCAAACCAACTATACTAAAATATAATGAATGCAAATTACTTGATATTGGATGCGGTTGGGAAGCTAGATTTTTAAAATCAATAGAAAATTATATTTCTTATGGTATAGGGATAGATTTTAAACCGCCTGAATTAAAGACTGATAAATTAGAAACTATAAAAGTAAAATTAGAAAATAAATTACCATTTGAAGATGCAAGTTTTGATATTGTTACCATGTTAGCAGTATTAGAACACCTAACTTATGCTGATGATATTTTAAAAGAAATTAATAGAGTTTTAAAACCAGAAGGAAGACTTATATTAACAGTACCTTCCAAAATAGCTAAACCAATATTAGAATTTATGGCTTATAATCTTAAAATTATAGATAAATTAGAAATAGAAGATCATAAAAAATATTATAATAAAAAAGATATATTAGAATCTGCTAAGTTATCAAATTTTATAGTTGAAAAACATAAATATTTTCAATTTGGATGTAATAATTTTGCAATATTAAAAAAGAAGTAA
- a CDS encoding cation:proton antiporter — translation MLLSLALIFLCGMLLGKIFSLLKLPSLLGLIITGIILGPYCFNLLDNSILSISSDLRELALIIILTRAGLNLDIEDLKKVGRPAVLMCFVPAAFEIIGMILIAPKLFDISLLDAALMGSVVAAVSPAVLVPKMLKLIDERYGTNKSIPQLLMAGASVDDIFVIVLFTSFTSLVKGGSISYIDFIKIPTSIIFGLLLGVIIGFILSKFFTRFHIRDSAKVVIILSISFILVSIENSISNLLGNIVGVSGLLAVMSIGAYLKKSKEELSKRLSLKYSKLWVAAEIMLFVLVGAAVNINYAFKTGFLGIILIFAVLIFRMFGVFVSLIKTKLNKKERIFSMIAYCPKATVQAAIGSIPLSLGFASGEIILVIAVLAILITAPLGAFAIEATYKKLLEHDK, via the coding sequence ATGCTTCTTAGTTTAGCCTTGATATTTTTATGCGGTATGCTGCTTGGAAAAATATTCTCACTTTTAAAACTTCCTTCTCTTTTAGGGCTTATAATCACAGGAATAATATTAGGTCCATACTGTTTTAATTTGCTTGATAATTCAATACTTTCAATATCATCAGATTTAAGAGAATTAGCACTCATTATAATATTAACAAGAGCAGGGCTTAATCTTGACATAGAAGATTTAAAAAAGGTAGGAAGACCTGCTGTTCTTATGTGCTTTGTTCCTGCTGCCTTTGAAATAATAGGAATGATTTTAATAGCACCTAAACTTTTTGATATTAGCTTATTAGATGCTGCTTTAATGGGGTCTGTTGTTGCTGCTGTATCTCCGGCAGTGCTTGTTCCTAAAATGCTTAAACTTATAGATGAAAGATACGGCACTAATAAAAGCATACCTCAGCTATTAATGGCAGGTGCTTCTGTAGATGATATATTTGTAATAGTATTATTTACATCTTTCACTTCGCTTGTAAAAGGAGGAAGTATATCTTATATTGATTTTATAAAAATACCTACTTCAATAATATTCGGACTTTTATTAGGCGTTATTATAGGTTTTATACTATCAAAATTCTTTACTAGATTTCATATAAGAGACAGTGCTAAAGTAGTTATAATACTGAGTATATCTTTTATACTTGTGAGCATAGAAAATTCTATATCAAATTTATTAGGAAATATCGTAGGAGTATCTGGGCTTTTGGCAGTTATGAGTATTGGAGCATATCTAAAAAAATCAAAGGAAGAATTATCAAAAAGGCTTTCATTAAAATACTCTAAACTTTGGGTAGCTGCTGAAATTATGCTTTTCGTACTTGTAGGTGCTGCTGTAAATATTAATTATGCTTTTAAAACAGGATTTTTAGGAATTATATTAATATTTGCTGTTTTGATATTTAGAATGTTTGGTGTTTTTGTATCATTAATAAAAACTAAACTAAATAAAAAAGAGAGAATATTTAGTATGATTGCATACTGCCCTAAAGCAACTGTTCAGGCTGCAATAGGTTCAATACCTTTATCATTAGGTTTTGCCTCAGGAGAAATTATACTTGTTATAGCGGTTCTTGCCATATTAATAACTGCCCCATTAGGAGCTTTTGCAATAGAAGCCACTTACAAAAAATTATTAGAGCATGACAAATAG
- a CDS encoding N-acetylneuraminate synthase family protein, protein MLKLKDIINKKGYFIIAEAGCNHEGDLNTAIKLIKEAAKSGADAVKFQSFTQKTLFAEKEYTKALKLKDDALEGVDNIILKKEWYEPLIKEAKKNKIIFITTPFSVDSVNDIVSYDIPIIKIASCDIDNIPLLEAAAKTQKPVILSTGLALNKDIKEALKILRKNEVALLHCSVEYPTPLQNARLNRISVMKNLFKNNIIGYSDHTIGIEAPIIAVSLGAKIIEKHFTVTPEKETGDHIISLDTNGMSEMIKSIDKTLTMLGGDAASKKEHILSKQEKKELVYAKRGIYLSHAMLKGEIITEKDLIALRPCVGIPAKYYKKVLGMKLKVDKKSNTALSFKDLKK, encoded by the coding sequence ATGTTAAAATTAAAAGATATTATAAATAAAAAAGGATATTTCATAATAGCTGAAGCCGGATGTAATCATGAAGGCGATTTAAATACTGCAATTAAACTCATTAAAGAAGCAGCTAAATCAGGTGCTGATGCTGTGAAATTCCAAAGCTTCACTCAAAAAACTTTATTCGCTGAGAAAGAATATACTAAGGCTCTAAAATTAAAAGATGATGCTTTAGAAGGAGTTGATAATATCATATTAAAAAAAGAATGGTATGAACCTTTAATAAAAGAAGCTAAAAAAAATAAAATCATATTTATAACTACTCCTTTTTCTGTAGATTCTGTGAATGATATTGTTTCTTATGATATACCTATAATAAAAATAGCTTCATGCGATATAGATAATATACCTTTGCTTGAAGCTGCTGCTAAAACACAAAAACCGGTTATACTTTCAACAGGACTTGCCTTAAATAAAGATATAAAAGAAGCATTAAAAATATTGAGAAAAAATGAAGTAGCGTTACTGCATTGCTCTGTAGAATACCCTACTCCTTTGCAAAATGCCAGACTTAATAGAATATCTGTTATGAAAAATCTATTTAAAAATAATATAATAGGATATTCAGATCATACTATAGGTATTGAAGCTCCTATCATTGCTGTTTCTTTAGGTGCTAAAATAATAGAAAAACATTTCACTGTAACACCTGAAAAAGAAACGGGAGATCATATCATAAGTTTAGACACCAATGGTATGTCTGAAATGATAAAATCTATTGATAAGACATTAACTATGCTTGGAGGAGATGCTGCAAGCAAAAAAGAGCATATATTGAGCAAGCAGGAGAAAAAAGAACTTGTATATGCTAAAAGAGGAATTTATTTAAGTCATGCTATGCTTAAAGGAGAGATAATTACAGAAAAAGATTTAATTGCTTTAAGACCTTGCGTAGGAATACCTGCTAAGTATTATAAAAAAGTTTTAGGTATGAAATTAAAAGTTGATAAAAAATCTAATACCGCTTTAAGTTTTAAGGATTTAAAAAAATAA